The Alkalibacter saccharofermentans DSM 14828 region GGAGCTTATTGAGAATGAGGAAATCGAAACACAGGATGAACTCGCCAAGCAGCTTAAGGAATCCGGGTTTCACGTCACACAAGCGACAGTATCAAGGGATATAAAGGACATGAGGCTCATTAAAATAATGAGCAAGAGCGGTAGGCACAGGTATGCGCCCTTTAGAGATGCCGGTGGAAACCAGTTGAGCGAAAGGATAGTAAACGTATTTAGAGAGTCTGTGGTAAGTATCGACTACAGCGGCAACCTTGTTGTGATAAAAACCTTTTCAGGGGGAGCGATGGCTGCCTCAGTAGCGATAGATTCAATGGAGTGGTCCGATGTAGTAGGATGCTTGGCAGGGGACGACACCATATTTGTCGCGATCAGAAATCAAGACAAGGTAGTGGATGTTGTTGAAAAGTTTAAGAAGCTTATGAAATGACGCTTAAGGGAGGTCTGTCATGCTAGCTGAACTCAACATAAAAAATTTTGCATTGATTGAAAACGTAATGATAGAGTTCTATTCCGGCTTCAACGTTATAACAGGTGAAACCGGAGCAGGGAAATCCATAATCTTAAATGCATTAATGCTTTCTTTGGGGGCTAGAGGAAACAAGGACATGATAAGAAAGGGTAAGGATAGGCTGCTGGTGCAAGCTATGTTTGTTTTTGAAAAGCTTCCCGGAGAAATAGCGGTGCTGCTTGATGAAATGGGCGGGGATGAAAACGGTCAGCTGATATTATCCAGGGAGCTTCATTCAAGCGGAAGAAACGTATGCAGGGTAAATGGCATCTTGGTAAATGTAAATGACCTGAAAAAGATTGGCGACAGACTTGTAGACATTCACAGCCAGAGAGACCATAATTTGCTGCTAAACAGAGATGAGCACGTAAAGATCCTTGATGCTTATGGCAGAGAGAAGATAAAAGATCAAAAAAAACGAGTTTCCGATTTGTACGACGAGTGGATCGGCCTTAAAAGGCAGAGAGAAGAGCTCTTGAAATCTATATCAAATATCGAAAGGGAATTGGATATCTTAAAGTTTCAATTAAACGAGATATCAGAAGTGGGTTTTCATGAAGAAGAAGATGAAGAGCTTGAAAAAAGAATCAAAGTCCTTGAAAATTCTGAAATTCTCTTCAATCATTCAAACCAAGCATATGAGTGGCTCTACAGCGGCGACGCTTCTGTCATGGACCAGCTGGGAAAGTCAAAAAAAAGCCTTGAAGACATGGGGAAAGTGGATATATCAGTTAGAGATCTTTCCGACAGACTCGGTGATGTTATGGCAAATCTGGAAGACATAGCTTATTCGATTAGAGATTACAAGGAAAAAGTGGTTTTTGACGATTACGAACTTAACGATCTGCAGGCCAAGCTGAATAAACTCATCTTATTAAAGAGAAAATATGGTCCTGAACTCAATGATGTTGCTGATTACAAAATAGAATTGATGGAAAAAATAGATCAAATAGAAAAACGGGATATCTTTATAGATGAGCTGGATAAAGGGTTAGAGACCTTAAAAGGCATGTATTTGGAACAAGCCTTAGTTTTAAGTGATATGAGGAAGGAAGCAGGCAGGGATTTTTCCAGGGGAATAAATGCTCATTTAGGAGAGCTGGCTATGGAGAATGCCAGGTTCAAAGTGGTAACCAAAACATGCACAGAAGAAAAGTGCTTTACCCGTCAGGGAATAGATGACCTTGAATTCCATGTAAGGACAAATGTAGGGGATGAAGATAAGCCCTTAGTTAAAATTGCTTCGGGAGGAGAAGTTTCCAGATTGATGCTGGCTGTAAAAAGTGCGATAAGCACTGAGCATAGCACTTCAACTCTGATATTCGACGAGATAGATACAGGCATAAGTGGCAATGCAGCAGGAGCCGTAGGGAAAAAGCTAAAAGAGCTTGGCATGAACCACCAGATAATAAGCATCACGCACCTGCCCCAGATAGCCTCCATGGCCGCTGCGCACTTTGAGGTGGTGAAAAAAGTGGAGGGAAGCAAAACCAAAACATTGTTTAATCTTTTGGATGAAAAAAACCGAATCAGGGTTATAGCGACCATGATTGACGGCAGTCAGTCTCAAAAAAGTCTTGATCACGCACAAGAAATCCTAGTGAGAAATAGCTCGGAAAAGTAAAAAACATGAAAAAACATCAAAGGATTACTTTGTAATGCTTATGGTGTGTGATAAAATATTCTAAGGAAAAGTCATATGGAGGCGTATATAATGAAAAAACTTGTACCAATAGCTATGTCAAACAGACATATTCACTTATCGCAAAAAGATTTGGAAGTTTTATTCGGAGAAGGACATGAATTAACTAAGTTTAAAGATCTTTCTCAACCTGGGCAATTTGCTTGTGAAGAGAAAGTGGATATAACAGGACCTAAAGGAACTATTAAAGGTGTCAGAATTCTTGGACCGGTAAGACCTGATACTCAGTTGGAAATTTCAGTAGCAGACAGCTTTGTGCTTGGAGTGAAGCCGCCGGTTAGAGATTCTGGAGACATCAAGGAATCTCCGGGAGTTGTCTTGACAGGACCTGCAGGTCAGGTAGAAATTCCTGAAGGGGCTATTATCGCTTCTAGACATATTCATATGCACACTTCGGATGCAGAAAATTTTGGATTGAAGGACAAAGACGAAGTTCAAGTGAAAGTCGACGGGAAACGAGGATTGATTTTTGATAATGTTCTTGTCAGAGTCAGTGACAAATATGCCCTGGAGATGCACGTGGATGTGGAAGAAGGCAATGCTGCAGGCGTGAAAAACGGACAAATGGTAGAAATAGTGTAAACTTAAGTCAAACTTAAAAGCCCTTGTAAAAAGGGCTTTTTTATTGCCTGAAATCATGTATGGGAATATAATGATATTATGACAAAAAAACAAGGAGTGATTGCAATGCCTGATCCAATAGCCTTCAGTTT contains the following coding sequences:
- a CDS encoding arginine repressor, with product MKVARQAKILELIENEEIETQDELAKQLKESGFHVTQATVSRDIKDMRLIKIMSKSGRHRYAPFRDAGGNQLSERIVNVFRESVVSIDYSGNLVVIKTFSGGAMAASVAIDSMEWSDVVGCLAGDDTIFVAIRNQDKVVDVVEKFKKLMK
- the recN gene encoding DNA repair protein RecN, which gives rise to MLAELNIKNFALIENVMIEFYSGFNVITGETGAGKSIILNALMLSLGARGNKDMIRKGKDRLLVQAMFVFEKLPGEIAVLLDEMGGDENGQLILSRELHSSGRNVCRVNGILVNVNDLKKIGDRLVDIHSQRDHNLLLNRDEHVKILDAYGREKIKDQKKRVSDLYDEWIGLKRQREELLKSISNIERELDILKFQLNEISEVGFHEEEDEELEKRIKVLENSEILFNHSNQAYEWLYSGDASVMDQLGKSKKSLEDMGKVDISVRDLSDRLGDVMANLEDIAYSIRDYKEKVVFDDYELNDLQAKLNKLILLKRKYGPELNDVADYKIELMEKIDQIEKRDIFIDELDKGLETLKGMYLEQALVLSDMRKEAGRDFSRGINAHLGELAMENARFKVVTKTCTEEKCFTRQGIDDLEFHVRTNVGDEDKPLVKIASGGEVSRLMLAVKSAISTEHSTSTLIFDEIDTGISGNAAGAVGKKLKELGMNHQIISITHLPQIASMAAAHFEVVKKVEGSKTKTLFNLLDEKNRIRVIATMIDGSQSQKSLDHAQEILVRNSSEK
- the pduL gene encoding phosphate propanoyltransferase: MKKLVPIAMSNRHIHLSQKDLEVLFGEGHELTKFKDLSQPGQFACEEKVDITGPKGTIKGVRILGPVRPDTQLEISVADSFVLGVKPPVRDSGDIKESPGVVLTGPAGQVEIPEGAIIASRHIHMHTSDAENFGLKDKDEVQVKVDGKRGLIFDNVLVRVSDKYALEMHVDVEEGNAAGVKNGQMVEIV